The following coding sequences are from one Triticum aestivum cultivar Chinese Spring chromosome 5A, IWGSC CS RefSeq v2.1, whole genome shotgun sequence window:
- the LOC123102998 gene encoding uncharacterized protein codes for MAPRLLVVLPVVLLGLAFQAILRPPHTKRCGSVGGPPVTSPRIKLRDGRYLAYREDGVQRDKAKYKIITVHAFDSTKDFPSPVSKELVEELEIYLLAFDRAGYGESDPNPGRSVKSEALDVEELADQLELGQKFHVLGVSMGGYTVWGCLQYIPHRLAGAALVVPVINYWWPSFPPEVSRQAFKKLIVPEQRTLWIAHNAPYFLYLWMTQKWLPSSAAAMHHPEIFSDHDMEVIQKMMAMPRTIENKSRQQGIYESIHRDLLVAFGNWEFDPMNITNPFPTNEGSVHIWQGYEDRLVLVELQRYLSKKLPWIQYHEVQEGGHMFMLVGGWTDKIIKALLVGEEASPM; via the exons ATGGCTCCAAGATTGCTCGTCGTTCTTCCAGTGGTGCTGCTTGGTTTGGCCTTCCAGGCCATTCTCCGGCCACCACATACAAAACGTTGCGGCTCGGTAGGTGGACCTCCGGTGACATCTCCCAGGATCAAGCTCAGGGATGGGAGGTACCTCGCATACCGGGAAGACGGTGTGCAGAGAGACAAGGCCAAGTACAAGATCATCACAGTGCATGCATTTGATAGCACCAAGGACTTCCCCTCGCCTGTTTCCAAG GAGCTCGTGGAAGAACTGGAAATTTACCTACTTGCATTTGATAGAGCAGGGTACGGGGAAAGTGACCCAAACCCCGGTCGGAGTGTCAAAAGTGAAGCCTTGGATGTAGAGGAGCTCGCCGACCAGCTGGAGCTTGGACAGAAGTTCCATGTCTTGGGTGTCTCCATGGGAGGATACACAGTTTGGGGTTGCCTCCAGTATATACCTCACAG GCTCGCAGGAGCCGCGCTAGTTGTACCAGTTATCAATTACTGGTGGCCTTCTTTCCCGCCAGAGGTGTCCAGGCAGGCTTTCAAGAAGCTCATTGTACCAGAGCAGAGGACCCTCTGGATCGCACACAATGCACCTTACTTTTTATACTTGTGGATGACCCAGAAATGGCTCCCTTCTTCTGCGGCAGCCATGCATCATCCTGAAATATTTAGCGACCATGATATGGAGGTGATTCAGAAAATGATGGCAATGCCGAGAACCATTGAG AATAAATCAAGGCAGCAAGGAATTTATGAATCAATCCATCGAGATTTACTTGTTGCTTTTGGGAATTGGGAGTTCGATCCAATGAATATTACAAATCCATTTCCTACAAATGAGGGTTCTGTACACATCTGGCAAGGATATGAAGATAGGTTGGTGCTGGTTGAGCTGCAGCGGTACCTTTCAAAGAAGCTTCCATGGATCCAGTATCATGAAGTCCAAGAAGGTGGACATATGTTCATGCTGGTGGGCGGATGGACCGATAAAATTATCAAGGCACTCTTGGTAGGAGAAGAGGCATCACCTATGTGA